A single window of Psychrobacter raelei DNA harbors:
- the glyQ gene encoding glycine--tRNA ligase subunit alpha, whose translation MTFQELILTLQTYWANKGCVVLQPYDMEVGAGTFHTATFLRSLGPEVWNAAYVQPSRRPTDGRYGNNPNRLQHYYQFQVVMKPNPPNIQELYLGSLEAIGIDTLTHDVRFVEDNWESPTLGAWGLGWEVWLNGMEVTQFTYFQQVGGLECFPVTGEITYGLERLAMYIQGVDSVYDLVWTDGEFGKVTYGDVFHQNEVEQSTYNFEHADVPKMFELFDFYEQQADKLVEADLPLPAYEMVLKASHTFNLLDARGAISVTERQRFILRVRTLARKVAQGYVQARAKLGFPLAAEEHKAKALEKYLPKDNSPEPDQAAK comes from the coding sequence ATGACTTTTCAAGAACTCATTTTAACTTTGCAAACCTATTGGGCCAACAAAGGCTGCGTGGTATTACAGCCTTATGATATGGAAGTTGGGGCGGGCACGTTTCACACAGCGACTTTTTTGCGCTCATTAGGCCCTGAAGTTTGGAACGCCGCGTATGTACAGCCGTCACGCCGTCCGACCGATGGTCGTTATGGTAACAACCCCAACCGTTTGCAGCATTATTATCAATTCCAAGTTGTGATGAAGCCCAACCCACCCAATATTCAAGAGCTGTATTTAGGCTCACTAGAAGCAATCGGTATCGATACCTTAACCCATGATGTGCGCTTTGTAGAAGACAACTGGGAATCGCCAACGCTAGGTGCTTGGGGTCTGGGCTGGGAGGTGTGGTTAAATGGTATGGAGGTGACTCAGTTTACCTACTTCCAACAAGTGGGCGGCCTTGAGTGCTTCCCAGTAACCGGTGAAATCACTTATGGCCTTGAGCGACTGGCCATGTATATCCAAGGCGTAGACAGTGTGTATGACCTTGTTTGGACCGATGGTGAGTTTGGTAAAGTGACTTATGGTGATGTGTTCCATCAAAACGAAGTAGAGCAGTCGACCTATAACTTTGAGCACGCCGATGTGCCTAAGATGTTTGAGCTATTTGATTTTTATGAGCAGCAAGCAGATAAGCTGGTAGAAGCCGACTTGCCGCTGCCTGCCTATGAGATGGTGTTAAAAGCGTCACATACCTTTAACTTGCTTGATGCGCGTGGGGCGATTTCGGTTACTGAGCGTCAACGCTTTATTTTAAGAGTACGTACGCTGGCTCGCAAAGTGGCACAAGGCTATGTACAGGCTCGCGCAAAACTTGGCTTTCCCTTGGCTGCTGAAGAGCACAAGGCTAAAGCGTTAGAGAAGTATTTGCCCAAAGACAACAGCCCAGAGCCTGATCAAGCGGCAAAGTAA
- a CDS encoding PspC domain-containing protein, whose product MAKLNKLHRSRNHRMIAGVMGGIAEYFGWSPNLTRILFVFISTASVAVPGILIYLILWLIMPKATADSYVS is encoded by the coding sequence ATGGCAAAACTTAACAAGCTTCATCGTTCGCGTAATCATCGAATGATCGCTGGGGTAATGGGCGGTATTGCTGAATATTTTGGTTGGTCACCTAATCTGACCCGTATCTTATTCGTGTTTATTTCTACGGCAAGTGTGGCAGTACCCGGTATCTTAATCTATTTGATTCTTTGGTTAATTATGCCAAAGGCAACCGCAGACTCTTATGTCTCTTAA
- the nadR gene encoding multifunctional transcriptional regulator/nicotinamide-nucleotide adenylyltransferase/ribosylnicotinamide kinase NadR yields the protein MVKEQYMQKSGLMIGHFEPLHLGHIRSILHASSMVEVLHIVITRHPNPNQKFPVTLQDKARWLQMACSDLPFIKIHTCDDFSFPVHDSIEDITINIDGYNAKIDYIQDKFNMDEDTVLLVTEGHPLSKPSVTSALNTQVATTPLHPEFDSTAIHYNPIANWDIIHPEARGNYTRTVAIVGGESSGKTTLSHKIANYYGADLVLEMGRLYVGTDLGGTEEGLQYSDYGPIALDHAQAVRETLYQAQSPVTIVDTDFVTTQAFCEEYEGRAHPFVTACIEEFRFDHTLFLANNTPWIDDGMRSLGTPSARDRFESRLTDIFARHNIQTYRIDSPDYFARYEQAIAYIDQHIFGK from the coding sequence ATTGTTAAGGAGCAGTATATGCAAAAGTCAGGACTTATGATTGGTCACTTTGAACCGCTACATTTAGGTCATATTCGCAGTATTTTGCACGCCTCATCTATGGTTGAGGTGCTTCACATTGTGATTACTCGCCACCCCAATCCCAATCAAAAGTTCCCGGTTACTTTGCAAGATAAGGCACGCTGGTTACAGATGGCGTGTAGCGACTTACCTTTTATCAAAATTCACACCTGTGATGATTTTTCGTTCCCAGTTCACGACAGCATCGAGGACATTACGATTAATATCGATGGCTATAATGCCAAGATTGACTACATCCAAGATAAATTCAATATGGATGAGGACACCGTATTGTTGGTCACTGAAGGCCATCCACTGTCTAAGCCGTCAGTGACTTCTGCGCTAAACACCCAAGTGGCCACTACCCCACTACACCCTGAATTTGACAGTACCGCCATTCATTACAACCCCATTGCCAACTGGGATATTATTCATCCTGAAGCGCGTGGCAACTATACCCGCACTGTCGCTATCGTTGGCGGTGAAAGCTCAGGTAAGACCACATTGTCACACAAGATTGCCAACTACTATGGCGCAGACTTAGTACTTGAGATGGGCCGTTTGTATGTGGGCACAGATTTGGGTGGTACTGAAGAGGGTCTACAATACAGCGACTACGGACCCATTGCGTTAGACCACGCTCAAGCGGTGCGTGAGACCTTATATCAAGCTCAGTCACCGGTCACCATTGTTGATACCGATTTTGTCACCACTCAAGCTTTTTGTGAGGAATATGAGGGACGTGCCCATCCGTTCGTCACCGCCTGTATTGAGGAGTTTCGCTTCGATCATACCTTGTTTTTGGCCAATAACACCCCGTGGATAGATGATGGCATGCGCTCTTTGGGTACCCCAAGTGCCAGAGATCGTTTTGAGAGTAGACTGACTGATATTTTTGCGCGTCATAATATCCAAACTTATCGTATTGATAGTCCAGATTATTTTGCACGCTATGAGCAGGCCATTGCTTATATCGATCAACATATCTTTGGAAAGTAG
- the pnuC gene encoding nicotinamide riboside transporter PnuC encodes MRIELLDNLTGKWAMQWIVAWFVFGVIALSTGFWLTTEHTRLDWFYLGVSLVGLVCVVSLSFRRNVMGNGLGMAATAGEVVVQGTSGAVGLMLAPLFNFFTHVYGLVYWSKNTDPDGNMVPKSATKWVWLVTLAFIAIGLAMFPIVNDFLAQKGYAVVQDDGSQFLGLIDFYWINVFAFVLSITAQATMILRYSFNWWIWIAVNFVWLIVNLMSGNYIFAIQTMVYQINAFIGLYEWKRSASQNKVG; translated from the coding sequence ATGCGTATAGAACTGCTAGATAATCTGACCGGTAAATGGGCAATGCAATGGATTGTTGCTTGGTTCGTGTTCGGGGTAATCGCCTTGAGCACCGGCTTTTGGCTCACCACAGAACATACCCGCTTAGATTGGTTTTATCTGGGGGTATCTTTGGTCGGTCTGGTGTGTGTGGTCTCCCTCTCGTTCCGCCGCAATGTTATGGGCAACGGCTTGGGCATGGCAGCCACTGCCGGTGAGGTAGTTGTACAAGGTACTTCAGGTGCCGTGGGCTTAATGCTGGCGCCTTTATTTAACTTTTTTACTCATGTGTATGGTCTGGTGTATTGGTCAAAAAACACCGATCCAGACGGCAATATGGTGCCCAAATCTGCGACCAAATGGGTGTGGCTAGTCACCCTTGCCTTTATCGCCATTGGTCTGGCCATGTTCCCTATCGTGAATGACTTTTTAGCCCAAAAGGGCTACGCTGTGGTACAAGATGATGGCAGTCAGTTTTTAGGCCTCATTGATTTTTATTGGATTAACGTTTTTGCCTTTGTGCTGTCTATTACCGCTCAGGCCACTATGATCTTACGTTATTCTTTTAACTGGTGGATTTGGATTGCCGTAAACTTTGTGTGGCTCATTGTCAATTTAATGAGTGGTAACTATATCTTTGCTATCCAAACCATGGTGTATCAGATTAATGCCTTTATTGGTCTGTATGAATGGAAACGTAGTGCAAGTCAAAACAAAGTGGGCTAA
- the htpX gene encoding protease HtpX, protein MMRIGLFLLTNLAVLVVFSIVFGILSSVFGLGSVHGAGGLNIASLAVMCAVYGMIGSMISLFLSKWMAKRSTGTVVIEQPRNASEQWLVETVAKQAKAVNIDMPEVGIFDNAQPNAFATGWNKNKALVAVSSGLLHTMTPDEVEAVLAHEIGHVANGDMVTLALIQGVVNAFVMFFARIVGSFVDRVVFKNEDGPGIGYFVTSIVMDILLGFLASAIVMWFSRQREFRADAMGAKLAGRDKMISALNALRPAEARPDQMPENMQAFAISSGQTQGFSIANFFRSHPTLDDRIEALKKYTPGQS, encoded by the coding sequence ATGATGCGTATTGGCCTGTTTTTATTGACCAACTTAGCAGTGCTGGTGGTATTTAGTATTGTGTTTGGGATTTTATCCAGTGTTTTTGGACTGGGTTCTGTCCATGGAGCAGGGGGGCTAAACATTGCCAGCCTAGCCGTAATGTGTGCGGTATATGGCATGATCGGTTCTATGATTTCACTGTTTTTATCCAAATGGATGGCAAAACGTTCTACGGGTACCGTGGTGATTGAACAGCCTCGTAATGCCAGTGAGCAATGGCTGGTTGAGACAGTGGCCAAACAAGCCAAAGCGGTAAATATTGATATGCCAGAGGTGGGTATCTTTGATAACGCTCAGCCCAATGCGTTTGCTACGGGCTGGAATAAAAATAAAGCGCTGGTAGCGGTGTCTTCAGGCTTACTGCATACCATGACCCCAGATGAAGTCGAGGCGGTATTGGCACACGAAATTGGCCACGTGGCCAATGGTGATATGGTCACTTTAGCCCTGATTCAAGGGGTGGTTAACGCCTTTGTGATGTTCTTTGCTCGTATTGTCGGCAGCTTTGTAGATAGAGTCGTCTTCAAGAACGAAGATGGCCCAGGTATTGGCTATTTTGTGACCAGTATTGTGATGGATATTTTATTGGGCTTTTTAGCATCAGCGATTGTGATGTGGTTCTCACGTCAGCGTGAGTTCCGTGCCGATGCTATGGGCGCTAAGCTTGCTGGCCGTGACAAGATGATCAGTGCGTTAAATGCGCTGCGTCCGGCCGAAGCACGTCCCGATCAGATGCCTGAAAACATGCAAGCTTTTGCCATCTCATCAGGTCAGACACAAGGCTTTAGTATTGCTAATTTCTTTCGCTCTCATCCCACCCTTGATGACCGTATTGAAGCGTTAAAAAAGTACACGCCAGGCCAGTCTTAA
- a CDS encoding DUF962 domain-containing protein, which translates to MTSRKRSEKRSLDQWLADYAVSHQNPINKKIHWLCVPTIFVSILGMGMSLAAWFTIVAAMLVAVFYLRLSTPLFIAMGIFMLISMAAIALLPLGFKAWAAVFVVAWIGQFIGHKLEGKKPSFFEDLQFLLIGPAWVANTLMGRKVAPSR; encoded by the coding sequence ATGACATCACGTAAACGCTCTGAAAAGCGTAGCTTAGATCAATGGCTGGCAGATTATGCCGTTAGCCACCAAAACCCTATTAATAAAAAAATACACTGGCTGTGTGTGCCGACAATTTTTGTCAGCATATTAGGCATGGGCATGTCGCTGGCCGCTTGGTTTACCATTGTGGCGGCCATGCTGGTTGCGGTGTTCTATTTGCGCTTATCAACCCCTTTATTTATCGCCATGGGCATATTTATGCTGATCAGTATGGCCGCTATCGCTTTACTTCCTCTTGGCTTTAAAGCTTGGGCCGCCGTATTTGTAGTGGCATGGATTGGACAATTTATCGGTCACAAGCTTGAAGGTAAAAAACCTTCTTTTTTTGAAGATTTACAATTTTTATTAATCGGTCCAGCTTGGGTAGCCAATACCTTAATGGGACGCAAGGTGGCCCCTAGTCGTTAA
- a CDS encoding YceI family protein, with protein MNLIQKTLTIATVVGLGSLSVAANAALYEIDPAHANARFSVDHFGTTTNAGGFYGLTGVVDYSPEKKQGFVGITIPMNNLSTNFKPFDKHLKSADFFNVEKYPTAYFKSTKWEFDGDKVKSVKGELTMLDQTHPVTLTATKFNCYDNPILETKTCGGDFETTIDRTQWGINTYTDGGMMKDVKLKIQIEAGLKDDNKKS; from the coding sequence GTGAATCTAATTCAAAAAACGCTTACTATTGCCACTGTAGTTGGCCTAGGTTCTTTAAGCGTTGCTGCCAATGCTGCGCTTTATGAAATTGATCCTGCCCATGCCAATGCTCGCTTTTCTGTAGACCATTTTGGTACCACCACGAACGCTGGCGGCTTCTACGGTCTAACAGGTGTGGTAGATTATTCTCCTGAGAAGAAACAAGGCTTTGTGGGTATTACCATTCCTATGAACAACTTAAGCACCAACTTTAAGCCTTTTGATAAGCACTTAAAATCTGCTGACTTCTTCAACGTAGAAAAATACCCTACTGCTTACTTCAAATCTACCAAATGGGAATTTGATGGCGATAAAGTAAAATCAGTCAAAGGCGAGCTAACCATGCTTGACCAAACACACCCAGTTACTTTAACAGCCACTAAGTTTAACTGCTACGATAACCCAATCTTAGAAACAAAAACTTGTGGTGGTGACTTTGAAACCACTATCGACAGAACTCAGTGGGGTATTAACACTTACACTGACGGCGGTATGATGAAAGACGTTAAACTAAAAATCCAGATCGAAGCGGGTCTAAAAGACGACAACAAAAAGTCTTAA
- a CDS encoding low temperature requirement protein A: protein MSLPHIWPISARDTHEPNRASTPLELLFDLVYVIAISAAAQGLYKDLLAHEYAGFITFTVAFFILWNAWSSFTWFGSGYDPDDLPYRISVMMQMFGSLLIAANIHQFFEQGLIWIGVAGYAIMRLASCSQWWRVYRHVPGHKKVAGRSIFGLITLQLMWISWLFLPAAIKKPALFLFITAELLMPIWARSEQFDNWHPRHIAERYGLLTIIVLGEGILGVSQTILHFLISPAYSAFAIIISGSALVALLFAVWWLYFSIPFDDILDEERRRHDFVFFGYGHFFIFAALTGLGSTLKLVTEIIDETSEITAQGISQSYTMAMIMLQLASFLLALITLRALMCRNSSHNMVAVLASLVILALSYTMVHQGISITYGIWFSVLAPLSLIALFNWDNKTWAMKSG, encoded by the coding sequence ATGAGCCTACCCCATATTTGGCCTATTTCGGCAAGAGATACCCATGAGCCTAACCGCGCTTCAACCCCGCTTGAGCTTTTATTTGACTTGGTGTACGTGATTGCCATTTCTGCGGCAGCTCAGGGACTGTATAAAGATTTATTGGCACATGAGTATGCAGGGTTTATTACCTTTACCGTGGCATTTTTTATTCTATGGAATGCCTGGTCTAGCTTTACTTGGTTTGGTTCCGGCTACGACCCTGATGACTTGCCGTATCGGATATCGGTCATGATGCAGATGTTTGGCTCGTTACTGATTGCCGCCAATATCCACCAATTCTTCGAGCAAGGGCTGATCTGGATTGGGGTTGCAGGCTACGCCATCATGCGCTTGGCCAGCTGTAGTCAATGGTGGCGAGTGTATCGCCATGTGCCAGGCCACAAAAAGGTAGCTGGCCGCAGTATCTTTGGTCTCATAACGCTACAACTGATGTGGATAAGCTGGTTGTTTTTGCCCGCTGCAATAAAAAAACCTGCCTTATTTTTATTCATCACAGCAGAGCTGTTGATGCCCATCTGGGCCCGCTCAGAGCAATTTGATAATTGGCATCCCCGTCACATTGCAGAGCGTTATGGGTTACTTACCATTATTGTGCTTGGGGAAGGCATATTGGGCGTCAGTCAGACTATTTTGCATTTTTTAATCAGTCCGGCCTACTCCGCCTTTGCCATTATAATCTCAGGCTCAGCTTTGGTGGCGCTATTATTTGCTGTATGGTGGCTATATTTTAGCATCCCCTTTGATGACATCTTGGATGAAGAGCGTCGCCGCCATGACTTTGTATTTTTTGGTTATGGTCATTTCTTTATCTTTGCGGCGTTGACCGGTCTGGGCAGCACCCTAAAGCTGGTCACCGAAATCATTGATGAAACTAGTGAAATAACCGCTCAAGGCATCTCTCAGTCCTATACCATGGCGATGATTATGCTGCAGTTAGCAAGCTTTTTATTGGCCTTAATTACATTACGAGCCCTCATGTGCCGTAATTCGAGTCACAATATGGTTGCGGTACTGGCAAGCTTAGTTATCCTAGCCTTAAGCTACACGATGGTACATCAAGGTATTTCAATCACTTATGGCATTTGGTTTAGCGTACTGGCACCCCTGAGTCTGATTGCCTTATTTAATTGGGACAACAAGACTTGGGCCATGAAATCAGGATAA
- a CDS encoding DUF1653 domain-containing protein — protein MSEHHNNHVPQGIYQHYKGNLYQVLHTARHSETEEAVVVYRCLYGEYGVWVRPLAMFTETVQLEGQTVPRFKLIQALAD, from the coding sequence ATGAGTGAACATCATAACAATCACGTGCCCCAAGGTATCTATCAGCATTACAAAGGCAATCTGTACCAAGTATTACACACCGCGCGCCATTCAGAAACCGAAGAGGCAGTTGTGGTCTATCGCTGTCTTTATGGCGAATATGGCGTGTGGGTAAGACCCCTAGCTATGTTTACTGAGACTGTGCAGCTCGAAGGGCAGACTGTACCGCGCTTTAAATTGATACAGGCTTTAGCCGATTAA
- a CDS encoding GNAT family N-acetyltransferase, whose protein sequence is MMPNAPILTSAKVRLEPLTQKHATDLAHACQDGKLWETAYTFVPDPQSIPTYIATANDTEDRIAFAVIDMATNQAIGSTSLYRIRPDVKRLSIGYTWYAKSYWRTHVNTECKLLMLTHAFEALGYQTVGWCTDIINTQSQNAIERLGAKKDGIIRGDRIRQDGTITDSVFYSMTADEWPQAKTQLEEKQKRYE, encoded by the coding sequence ATGATGCCAAATGCGCCCATATTAACCAGTGCTAAAGTACGGCTTGAACCTTTAACTCAAAAGCATGCCACTGATTTGGCACACGCCTGCCAAGACGGAAAACTGTGGGAAACAGCCTATACTTTTGTGCCAGACCCTCAGTCGATACCTACTTATATCGCTACAGCAAATGATACCGAAGACAGAATTGCGTTTGCGGTCATAGATATGGCTACCAATCAAGCAATTGGCTCAACCAGTTTGTATCGAATCAGACCAGACGTTAAGCGGTTAAGCATTGGCTATACTTGGTATGCCAAGTCGTACTGGCGCACCCATGTGAATACAGAGTGTAAGTTGTTGATGTTAACCCATGCTTTTGAAGCGCTAGGCTATCAGACGGTGGGGTGGTGTACCGACATCATCAATACGCAATCTCAAAATGCCATTGAACGACTGGGTGCCAAAAAAGACGGTATCATTCGAGGCGATAGAATACGCCAAGACGGCACGATTACAGATTCGGTGTTTTATAGCATGACTGCTGATGAGTGGCCACAAGCCAAAACACAACTTGAAGAGAAACAAAAACGCTATGAGTGA
- the tyrS gene encoding tyrosine--tRNA ligase, translated as MSQATSEQSSSPSNALSLDEQLAIIKRGTHEIFSEEDLVAKLKLGRPLKIKAGFDPTAPDLHLGHTVLINKLKHFQDLGHEIYFLIGDYTAKIGDPSGKNTTRPPLTDEQVMANAKTYAEQVFKILDKEKTNVVFNSQWFNDMSAGDMIQLASQLTVSRMLERDDFAKRYASQTPIAIHEFLYPLVQGYDSIALEADVEMGGTDQTFNLLMGRTLQGRYGHEAQVCITVPILEGLDGVNKMSKSLGNYVGIEDAPGTMYQKILSMPDSLIHRYFEFLSFKPMSEVDALMAEMAAGRNPQEIKRILAEELIERFHGAEAAANAHKSAGNVLADGELPVDLPEVTLELEAGQEALFITQILNQADLAKNSAAAKDMLKRNAVKVDGEEVNAGFSLTSGQSVVIQAGKKAFAKVTIA; from the coding sequence ATGAGCCAAGCGACATCAGAACAATCATCAAGTCCATCCAATGCTTTAAGTCTAGACGAGCAGCTGGCTATCATTAAGCGCGGCACTCATGAGATTTTTTCAGAAGAAGATTTGGTGGCCAAACTAAAGCTGGGCCGTCCCTTAAAAATTAAAGCCGGCTTTGACCCCACCGCCCCAGATTTACACTTAGGGCATACAGTACTAATCAATAAATTAAAGCATTTTCAAGATTTAGGCCATGAGATCTATTTTTTGATTGGGGACTATACTGCTAAAATTGGTGACCCTTCTGGTAAGAATACTACCCGTCCACCGCTTACTGATGAGCAGGTGATGGCCAATGCTAAGACTTATGCTGAACAGGTTTTTAAAATCTTAGATAAAGAGAAAACCAACGTAGTATTTAACTCACAGTGGTTCAATGACATGAGCGCCGGCGATATGATTCAGTTGGCAAGCCAGTTAACCGTATCGCGTATGCTTGAACGTGATGACTTTGCTAAGCGCTATGCCTCACAAACTCCGATTGCTATCCATGAATTCTTATATCCATTAGTACAAGGATATGACTCAATTGCGCTTGAAGCGGACGTTGAGATGGGGGGGACTGATCAGACCTTTAACCTATTAATGGGGCGCACCTTACAAGGCCGTTATGGCCATGAAGCGCAAGTGTGCATTACTGTGCCTATCTTAGAGGGGTTAGATGGCGTTAATAAAATGTCAAAATCACTTGGCAATTACGTCGGTATCGAAGACGCACCGGGTACCATGTACCAAAAAATCTTATCTATGCCAGACTCGCTTATCCATCGCTACTTTGAGTTTTTAAGCTTTAAGCCCATGAGCGAAGTGGACGCCTTAATGGCTGAGATGGCAGCCGGCCGTAATCCGCAAGAGATTAAGCGCATCCTAGCTGAAGAGCTCATCGAGCGTTTCCACGGTGCCGAAGCGGCAGCAAATGCCCACAAATCAGCCGGTAACGTCTTAGCCGATGGTGAGTTACCTGTTGATTTACCAGAGGTAACTCTAGAGCTAGAGGCTGGTCAAGAGGCGTTATTTATCACTCAAATCTTAAACCAAGCAGACTTGGCCAAAAACAGCGCTGCTGCCAAAGACATGCTAAAGCGCAATGCAGTGAAGGTAGATGGTGAGGAAGTAAACGCAGGCTTTAGCCTAACTTCTGGTCAATCGGTAGTGATTCAGGCCGGTAAAAAGGCTTTTGCTAAAGTGACCATTGCTTAA